The following nucleotide sequence is from Paenibacillus odorifer.
GCCAAGGTTTACTGCACGATCATCCCAAGTACGGGTAAATACCATACGATACATAATTTCTTTCAGTTGATCGTCAGTTAAATCTGGCATCTTATCCTTATTGATAATTTCTCCATCCGGGGAAAGTACCGATAGAGCCTCGACGTCCTCTGTATACACTTCATAAGGAACTTTACTCATTATCTTCACCTCAATAAAAAAATTTGAATATCAGCTGCCTCTGTTATAATATTATTATACACCTGTTTAGTTACTTTCGTCAAAGAAATACTTATAAAATTTATATTTCTTTAAATTTTGTATGTATAACAGGTGAGATAATTTAATATAACAGTTTAACACTTTTCCAACAAGTAAATGATTAATAACACAGTTACACATTTAATAATTTTAGCGTAACCCTGTGTGTATTGCAAAATTCGACAAAAAAGGTGACGTGACAACGATGAGCGATTCTGTTTTTCTGAAACGCACAATTGTAAAAGAAACGCTTTGGAGTGAACATCTGCAGGAGGAACGTAAATTACGTATCTATCTGCCCCCAGGCTACAATGAAGTTCTCAGTTACCCCGTGGTGTACTGCCAAGACGGAGAAGAATTTTTCAACTTTGGACGCATTGCTACACTTGCTGGACAACTTATTATAGAAGAAGATGTCGAGCCCTTCATTATCGTCGGTGTAGAAGTTAACGTCGCTGTTCGGACTCAAGAATACGCTCCGTTCGGCAGCCGATTCAAGCAGTACCTATCTTGCTTTTCCGAAGAGATTATTCCCTTCATTGAAAAAAATTATCCCGTACGCCGTACACCCGAAGAACGAATCTTAGCCGGCGATTCCC
It contains:
- a CDS encoding alpha/beta hydrolase encodes the protein MSDSVFLKRTIVKETLWSEHLQEERKLRIYLPPGYNEVLSYPVVYCQDGEEFFNFGRIATLAGQLIIEEDVEPFIIVGVEVNVAVRTQEYAPFGSRFKQYLSCFSEEIIPFIEKNYPVRRTPEERILAGDSLGGSVSLHLALAYPAIFTRIISLSGAFYPESQAMLAKEEDLAWLNINMVVGLQETDYQTDTGTYDFVQMNRETKALLEARGATVSYREKDGRHLWGFWQKELPESLLYFLNT